One Fusobacterium ulcerans DNA segment encodes these proteins:
- a CDS encoding MBL fold metallo-hydrolase, giving the protein MSVVVKFLGTAQDGGIPQIGCKCEMCTEIRAGKRKEVLQAAIGIENTETGNRYMIEATPSFSKQYQSFIADENGKLDGIFLTHAHMGHYTGLMFLGREALNSKEVKVYVSKKMAEFLRNNAPWSQLVKLKNIELVEFESGKELVLDNDIKIIPVEVPHRNEFADTHGFIIKGEKSFFFVPDIDSWEGFEDQLNDIFKQCDYLAVDATFYTKEEIGNIRGRNFKEIPHPTVEETIKFIEENNWNLKDKKIILTHFNHTNLLFTNKELREKVEKSEIMISEDGMKITL; this is encoded by the coding sequence ATGAGTGTAGTAGTAAAATTCTTGGGAACAGCACAGGATGGAGGGATTCCACAAATTGGCTGCAAATGTGAGATGTGTACAGAGATAAGAGCAGGAAAAAGAAAAGAAGTATTGCAAGCAGCCATTGGAATAGAAAATACTGAAACAGGAAATAGGTATATGATAGAGGCAACACCTAGCTTTTCCAAACAATACCAAAGTTTTATAGCAGATGAAAATGGTAAACTAGATGGAATATTTTTAACTCATGCACATATGGGACACTATACAGGATTGATGTTTTTAGGGAGAGAAGCTCTTAATTCAAAAGAAGTAAAAGTATATGTGAGTAAAAAAATGGCAGAATTTTTAAGAAATAATGCTCCTTGGAGTCAATTAGTAAAACTTAAAAATATAGAGCTGGTAGAATTTGAAAGCGGAAAAGAATTAGTATTGGATAATGATATAAAAATAATCCCTGTAGAAGTTCCTCATAGAAATGAGTTTGCTGATACACATGGATTTATAATAAAAGGAGAGAAAAGTTTTTTCTTTGTACCTGACATAGACAGCTGGGAAGGATTTGAAGATCAATTAAATGACATTTTTAAACAGTGTGATTATTTAGCTGTAGATGCTACATTTTATACAAAGGAAGAAATTGGAAATATAAGAGGAAGAAATTTTAAAGAGATACCTCATCCTACTGTAGAGGAAACAATAAAATTTATAGAGGAAAACAACTGGAATTTAAAAGATAAAAAAATTATACTGACTCATTTTAATCATACAAACCTATTATTTACTAATAAAGAACTGAGAGAAAAAGTGGAAAAATCAGAAATAATGATATCAGAAGATGGAATGAAAATCACTCTTTAA
- a CDS encoding homoserine kinase, which yields MAVYTVLNIEDITTILAKYNLIPLHYEGIKDGILNTNYLVFTSKGKFVLRVLEGHRSYEAEKEELDFLLELNTIIPCSVPCSTVDGEVLIKYNGRMMSLFYFIEGEKLTEINENFLTQIGRLLGKMHLFSKNKVLNRKTRIDEKYYFSKINMEQVPITEEERKNLLSLYEKISMIDFSSLPCGVIHNDIFPDNIFVKDGVVSGIIDFNDSTFAPFIFDLGIVINYWIRINNFPPEIEKRYVEIFLNSYESVRKLTPEEKSLLDMGILKMALAFIFLRINKFSVEDNHNILIEDKTYYELLPLLKYYHI from the coding sequence ATGGCTGTTTATACAGTTCTTAATATAGAGGACATCACTACTATTTTAGCTAAATATAATCTTATCCCTCTGCATTACGAAGGTATAAAAGATGGGATACTCAATACTAATTATCTTGTTTTTACTTCAAAAGGGAAATTTGTATTGAGAGTTTTAGAAGGTCACCGCAGCTATGAAGCTGAAAAAGAGGAATTGGATTTTCTTCTGGAATTAAATACAATAATTCCATGTTCTGTTCCATGCAGTACTGTAGATGGTGAAGTATTAATAAAATATAATGGAAGAATGATGAGTCTTTTTTATTTTATTGAGGGAGAAAAACTTACTGAAATAAATGAAAATTTTCTGACTCAAATTGGAAGATTACTTGGAAAAATGCATCTTTTTTCTAAAAACAAGGTACTGAACAGAAAAACAAGAATAGATGAAAAGTACTATTTTTCAAAAATAAATATGGAACAGGTTCCAATAACAGAGGAAGAGAGAAAAAATCTTTTATCTCTCTATGAAAAAATTTCTATGATAGATTTTTCTTCTCTTCCCTGTGGTGTAATTCATAATGATATTTTTCCAGATAATATCTTTGTCAAAGATGGAGTTGTTTCTGGAATTATTGATTTTAATGATTCTACCTTTGCTCCTTTTATCTTCGATCTTGGAATAGTTATCAATTACTGGATAAGAATAAATAATTTCCCTCCAGAGATTGAAAAAAGATATGTTGAGATATTTTTAAATTCTTATGAAAGCGTGAGAAAACTCACTCCAGAGGAAAAATCTCTTTTGGATATGGGAATACTCAAAATGGCCCTTGCCTTTATTTTCCTGAGAATAAACAAATTCTCTGTAGAAGATAATCATAATATTTTAATAGAAGATAAAACTTATTATGAACTTTTGCCACTGCTAAAATACTATCATATATAA
- the cobM gene encoding precorrin-4 C(11)-methyltransferase: protein MEKVYFIGAGPGDPELITIKGQRIVKEADIIIYAGSLVPREVIECHKERAEIYNSASMTLEEVMDVTVKGIKAGKKVARVHTGDPAIFGAHREQMDVLDENGIEYEVIPGVSSFLASAAAVKKEFTLPSVSQTVICTRLEGRTPVPEKESLESLAAHRASMAIFLSVHMIGDVVKRLATSYPMTTPIAVVQRATWEDQKVVMGTLETIEELVKEAGISKTAQILVGDFLGNEYEKSKLYDKTFTHEFRKGIE, encoded by the coding sequence ATGGAAAAAGTTTATTTCATAGGAGCAGGACCTGGAGATCCTGAACTAATAACTATAAAAGGGCAAAGAATAGTAAAAGAAGCGGATATTATTATATATGCTGGTTCTTTAGTACCAAGAGAGGTAATAGAATGTCATAAAGAGAGAGCAGAGATATATAACTCAGCTTCTATGACATTGGAAGAAGTTATGGATGTAACTGTAAAAGGAATAAAAGCTGGGAAAAAAGTTGCCAGAGTCCATACTGGAGACCCTGCTATATTTGGTGCACATAGAGAGCAAATGGATGTCTTAGATGAAAATGGAATAGAATATGAAGTTATTCCAGGAGTAAGCTCATTCCTTGCTTCAGCAGCAGCAGTAAAAAAAGAATTTACACTTCCATCTGTATCACAGACAGTAATCTGTACAAGATTAGAAGGAAGAACACCAGTTCCAGAAAAAGAATCATTGGAAAGTCTTGCAGCTCACAGAGCATCTATGGCAATATTCCTTTCTGTACATATGATAGGAGATGTAGTAAAAAGACTTGCTACTTCTTATCCAATGACTACTCCTATTGCAGTAGTACAAAGAGCTACTTGGGAAGATCAAAAAGTAGTAATGGGAACATTGGAAACAATAGAGGAACTTGTGAAAGAAGCTGGAATATCTAAGACAGCTCAAATATTAGTTGGAGATTTCTTAGGAAATGAATATGAAAAATCTAAACTATATGATAAAACTTTCACACATGAATTCAGAAAAGGGATAGAGTAA
- a CDS encoding cobalt-precorrin-6A reductase, whose translation MIWVIGGTKDSRDFLEKFASADKNIIVSTATEYGGKLLEGLPVKVISEKLPLETMRVFIEKNSIDIIVDMSHPYAFEVSKNAMRAAEEFSIPYYRFEREEIHIIPDRFSEFENIDDLVKYCDGLEGNILVTLGSNNIEHFAEVKELKKFYFRILPKWDMVKKCEDNGILPKNIIAMQGPFSLNMNKAMIEQLNIKYLVTKKGGDTGGEKEKIDACNEKGIEVILLDKPKIQYPNCYNNIDELIKNIKL comes from the coding sequence ATGATCTGGGTTATTGGCGGGACAAAGGATTCAAGAGATTTCTTAGAAAAATTTGCATCTGCTGATAAAAATATCATTGTTTCAACAGCTACTGAATATGGAGGAAAACTTTTAGAAGGACTTCCTGTGAAAGTGATATCTGAAAAGCTTCCTTTAGAAACTATGAGAGTGTTTATAGAAAAAAATTCTATTGATATAATTGTAGATATGAGCCATCCTTATGCCTTTGAAGTATCTAAAAATGCTATGAGGGCTGCTGAAGAATTTTCCATTCCTTACTATAGATTTGAGAGGGAAGAGATACATATTATTCCTGACAGATTTAGTGAGTTTGAAAATATAGATGATCTGGTAAAATATTGTGATGGGCTGGAAGGAAATATTCTGGTAACATTAGGAAGCAACAATATAGAGCATTTTGCTGAAGTGAAGGAATTGAAAAAATTCTACTTTAGAATACTTCCTAAATGGGATATGGTAAAAAAATGTGAAGATAACGGAATACTTCCAAAGAATATAATAGCTATGCAGGGACCTTTCTCTTTGAATATGAATAAAGCCATGATAGAACAGCTGAATATAAAATATTTAGTGACTAAAAAAGGTGGAGATACAGGGGGAGAAAAGGAAAAAATAGATGCCTGTAATGAAAAAGGAATAGAAGTAATACTTTTAGATAAGCCTAAAATTCAATATCCTAACTGTTACAACAATATAGATGAATTAATAAAAAATATAAAATTATAA
- the cbiG gene encoding cobalt-precorrin 5A hydrolase, whose protein sequence is MKLAVWTVTRGAGHLGKKYGEILKADVFTLKKFQIEDTIQMDDFTSVLNEKFSQYEGHIFIMATGIVIRKIASLIKSKDIDPAVLVADEGENFIISLLSGHLGGANDLANEAAEKLGLLPIITTSSDVTGKIAVDTLSQKMQGELESLEKAKNVTSLIVDGKEVNILLPKNVKFNSDANEEGIIVVSNREKIETVRIYPKNLILGIGCRRGIETEIIMEGIRKAMEAHNLSIKSIKKIATVDLKADEAGIIESSKLLKKELVIVSREDIKKVEDRFEGSEFVKRQIGVSCVSEPCALLASNGKGKFIENKFIYNGMTVSIYEESFNDE, encoded by the coding sequence ATGAAACTGGCTGTGTGGACTGTTACAAGAGGAGCAGGTCATTTAGGAAAGAAATATGGAGAGATATTAAAAGCTGATGTTTTTACATTGAAAAAATTTCAGATAGAAGATACTATCCAAATGGATGACTTTACAAGTGTTTTAAATGAAAAGTTCAGCCAATATGAAGGACATATATTTATTATGGCTACAGGGATTGTTATAAGAAAAATAGCTTCTTTGATAAAAAGTAAAGATATAGACCCAGCAGTATTAGTTGCAGATGAAGGAGAGAATTTTATTATCTCTCTTCTTTCTGGACATTTAGGAGGAGCAAATGACCTTGCTAATGAAGCTGCTGAAAAACTTGGACTTCTTCCTATAATTACTACCAGTTCAGATGTAACAGGAAAGATAGCTGTGGACACTCTTTCTCAAAAAATGCAGGGGGAACTGGAAAGTCTTGAAAAGGCAAAAAATGTTACTTCCCTTATAGTTGATGGAAAAGAGGTAAATATTCTTCTTCCTAAAAATGTAAAATTTAACAGTGATGCAAATGAAGAGGGAATAATAGTAGTTTCTAATAGAGAAAAAATAGAGACTGTAAGAATATATCCTAAAAATCTGATTCTAGGTATAGGATGCAGAAGAGGGATAGAAACAGAAATTATAATGGAAGGAATAAGAAAAGCTATGGAGGCTCATAATCTTTCTATTAAAAGCATAAAGAAAATAGCTACTGTTGATTTGAAAGCTGATGAAGCTGGAATCATAGAAAGCAGTAAATTATTGAAAAAAGAGTTGGTCATAGTTTCCAGAGAAGATATAAAGAAAGTAGAAGACAGATTTGAAGGCTCGGAATTTGTAAAAAGACAGATTGGGGTATCTTGTGTATCTGAACCTTGTGCACTTTTAGCTTCAAATGGAAAAGGGAAATTTATTGAAAATAAATTTATTTATAATGGAATGACAGTATCTATTTATGAGGAGAGTTTTAATGATGAATAA
- the pcp gene encoding pyroglutamyl-peptidase I, producing MKVLITGFDPFGGEKINPAWEAVRALPDNIDGIEVIKLQIPTVFKKSAKKLFENIDSVKPDVVICVGQAGGRYEFCVERVAINLDDGRIPDNDGYQPVDTPVFEDGDTAYFTSLPIKGMVEELKKASIPAAVSNTAGTYVCNHIMYSLLYYLNKNKLDNIRGGFIHVPYIPEQVIDKKNTPYMELSRITKALEVSIKAVKAYEKDIVVSGGKEF from the coding sequence ATGAAAGTATTAATAACTGGTTTTGATCCATTTGGAGGAGAAAAAATAAATCCAGCATGGGAAGCAGTAAGAGCGTTGCCAGATAATATTGATGGAATAGAAGTTATAAAACTTCAAATACCAACTGTATTTAAAAAATCAGCAAAGAAATTATTTGAAAATATAGACTCTGTAAAACCTGATGTAGTTATATGTGTAGGTCAGGCTGGAGGAAGATATGAATTCTGTGTAGAAAGAGTAGCTATAAACTTAGACGATGGAAGAATTCCTGATAATGACGGATATCAACCAGTGGATACTCCTGTATTTGAAGATGGAGATACAGCATATTTCACTTCTCTTCCTATCAAAGGAATGGTAGAGGAATTGAAAAAAGCTTCTATACCAGCAGCAGTATCTAATACAGCAGGAACATATGTATGCAACCATATCATGTACTCTCTTCTTTATTATCTAAACAAAAATAAATTAGATAATATCAGAGGTGGATTTATCCATGTTCCATATATACCTGAGCAGGTAATAGACAAGAAAAATACACCATACATGGAATTATCTAGAATTACAAAAGCTTTAGAAGTATCAATAAAAGCTGTTAAAGCTTATGAGAAAGATATCGTTGTATCTGGTGGAAAAGAATTCTAA
- the cobJ gene encoding precorrin-3B C(17)-methyltransferase, whose product MNKGKIYVVGIGPGNMEDISVRAYNILKNVDIIAGYTTYVDLVRDEFKEKEFYVSGMKKEIDRCEKVLELAKEGKTVALISSGDAGIYGMAGIMIEVAADSGIEVEVIPGITASVAGAALVGAPIMHDQAVISLSDLLTDWDVITKRIDKASEGDFVISLYNPKSNGRTTQIVEAREIMMRHKAPTTPVALLRHVGREDQNYTLTDLEHFLDHEIDMFTVVIIGNSKSYVKDNKMITPRGYKL is encoded by the coding sequence ATGAATAAAGGAAAAATATATGTAGTGGGAATAGGTCCTGGAAATATGGAGGATATCAGTGTAAGAGCCTACAACATTCTTAAAAATGTTGATATAATTGCAGGATATACAACTTATGTGGATTTAGTAAGAGATGAATTTAAAGAGAAAGAATTTTATGTATCTGGAATGAAAAAAGAGATAGACAGATGTGAAAAAGTTCTTGAACTGGCAAAAGAAGGAAAAACTGTTGCATTAATCAGCAGCGGAGATGCTGGAATATATGGAATGGCAGGAATCATGATAGAAGTAGCAGCTGACAGTGGAATAGAAGTAGAAGTAATACCAGGAATAACTGCATCAGTAGCAGGAGCAGCCCTTGTAGGAGCTCCTATAATGCACGATCAGGCTGTTATTAGTTTGAGTGACCTTTTAACTGACTGGGATGTAATTACTAAGAGAATAGACAAAGCAAGTGAGGGAGATTTTGTAATCTCTCTATACAATCCAAAAAGTAATGGAAGAACTACACAAATTGTAGAAGCAAGAGAAATAATGATGAGACATAAAGCTCCAACTACTCCAGTAGCATTGTTAAGACATGTGGGAAGAGAGGATCAGAACTATACTTTGACTGACCTTGAGCATTTCCTAGACCATGAAATAGATATGTTTACAGTGGTTATAATAGGAAATTCAAAGTCTTATGTAAAGGACAATAAAATGATTACACCTAGAGGATATAAGTTATGA
- a CDS encoding DUF969 domain-containing protein: MIKLIGVLIILLGFVLKFDTIAVVLIAGVATGLVANMGFVEILEVLGKAFVSTRYMTLLLLTLAVVGILERNGLRERAAKCISELKGATCGKVLSIYVIVRTIAAAFSLRLSGHVQFIRPLVYPMVKGAAEKEGTVDAKTDEKLKALATSMENYGNFYGQNVFIASSGVLLIVGTLKELEITNVEPYAVAKCSIPVAVISIVVSVIRNYMFDKSLRNTKR, translated from the coding sequence ATGATTAAGTTAATAGGAGTATTGATAATACTTTTAGGATTTGTATTAAAGTTTGATACCATAGCTGTTGTACTTATAGCTGGAGTAGCAACAGGATTGGTTGCAAATATGGGGTTTGTTGAGATTCTTGAAGTGTTGGGGAAAGCATTTGTAAGTACAAGATATATGACACTTCTTCTTCTAACACTAGCAGTAGTAGGAATTTTGGAGAGAAACGGACTTAGAGAAAGAGCAGCAAAATGTATCTCTGAATTAAAAGGAGCTACTTGTGGAAAAGTTTTAAGTATATATGTTATTGTAAGAACAATAGCAGCAGCGTTTTCACTTAGATTAAGCGGTCACGTACAGTTCATCAGACCACTTGTTTATCCAATGGTAAAGGGAGCAGCTGAAAAAGAAGGAACAGTAGATGCTAAGACTGATGAAAAATTAAAAGCTCTTGCTACAAGTATGGAAAACTATGGAAACTTCTATGGACAAAATGTATTTATAGCTTCATCGGGAGTATTGTTGATAGTTGGAACTCTAAAAGAACTTGAAATAACAAATGTTGAACCTTATGCAGTAGCAAAATGCAGTATTCCAGTTGCAGTAATTTCAATAGTTGTTTCTGTTATAAGAAACTATATGTTCGATAAGAGTTTAAGAAATACTAAGAGATAA
- a CDS encoding toxin-antitoxin system YwqK family antitoxin has product MKIGLAILVFFAVFNLINFKKKVSLHSPKEKIKLKNMHELSGKGEFKIYYENGKISTIGNYHDFKLEGNYISFYENGSIASDGFYKNGLLDGEWKFYSKNGSLERIEKYENGEKIENN; this is encoded by the coding sequence TTGAAAATAGGATTAGCAATTTTAGTTTTTTTTGCAGTCTTTAATTTAATAAATTTCAAAAAGAAAGTTTCTTTGCACAGTCCAAAAGAAAAAATAAAACTAAAGAATATGCATGAACTAAGCGGAAAAGGGGAATTTAAAATTTACTATGAAAATGGCAAAATATCAACTATAGGAAATTATCATGATTTCAAATTAGAAGGTAATTATATATCATTTTATGAAAATGGATCAATTGCCAGTGATGGTTTTTACAAAAATGGACTCCTTGATGGAGAATGGAAATTTTATTCAAAAAATGGTTCTCTTGAGAGAATAGAAAAATATGAAAACGGGGAAAAAATAGAAAATAATTAA
- a CDS encoding YjjG family noncanonical pyrimidine nucleotidase — protein sequence MKFDLILFDIDGTLLDFDLAEKNALADTLNEYNFICNDEILNRYHEINIFYWKQLEKGLVDKKQLAYKRYEQLFSEYGIETDIDTFNFKYRNRLKEGAYLLDNAMEICQELHENKIKLGVASNGGNDIQIRRIKKIGLDKYLDYMFVSEEIGYNKPHKEYFEHIFQKIEDIPKKKIMMVGDSLTADIQGGKNAGIITCWYNPNGESSIENIKPDYEIKDLLELRKLVGIL from the coding sequence ATGAAATTTGATTTGATATTATTTGATATAGATGGAACACTTCTTGACTTTGATTTAGCTGAAAAAAATGCATTGGCAGATACATTAAATGAGTATAATTTTATCTGCAATGATGAGATTCTGAATAGATACCATGAAATAAATATTTTCTATTGGAAGCAGCTGGAGAAAGGTCTTGTTGATAAAAAACAGCTGGCTTACAAAAGATATGAGCAGCTATTTTCAGAATATGGAATAGAAACTGATATAGATACATTTAATTTTAAATATAGAAACAGATTAAAAGAAGGTGCTTATCTTTTAGATAATGCTATGGAAATATGTCAGGAGCTTCATGAAAATAAGATAAAACTGGGAGTAGCTTCCAATGGAGGAAATGATATTCAAATAAGAAGAATAAAAAAGATAGGGCTGGATAAATATCTTGATTATATGTTTGTATCAGAAGAGATTGGCTACAATAAACCTCACAAAGAATATTTTGAACATATATTTCAAAAAATAGAGGACATACCAAAAAAGAAAATAATGATGGTAGGAGATTCTCTCACTGCTGATATACAAGGTGGGAAAAATGCTGGAATAATAACGTGCTGGTATAATCCAAATGGTGAAAGCAGCATAGAAAATATAAAACCTGATTATGAAATAAAAGATCTTTTGGAATTAAGAAAGTTAGTAGGAATACTTTAA
- a CDS encoding DUF979 domain-containing protein encodes MKETINLILEIMYVICGIISILCGIYALRDQKNDKRIGSAAFWIIFGLVFILGPYINPVIVGASLLVMGLITATKNIKIGSLANSSEEFREKQAAKLGNLIFFPALSIGIVAFAIAQFTPLGGLVGLGGGALAALVISLIVTKESPAMIPHESSRILQQMGATVILPQLLGALGSVFAKAGVGEVIASLMGGVIPDGNRLLGVIGYCVAMAVFTMIMGNAFAAFAVITAGIGVPFVINLGANPALVGALGLTAGYCGTLMTPMAANFNIVPASILEMENKNSVIFVQAPIAIVMLIIHIIIMYLFAF; translated from the coding sequence ATGAAAGAAACTATAAATTTAATTTTAGAGATAATGTATGTCATCTGCGGAATAATCTCTATACTATGTGGAATATATGCTTTGAGAGATCAAAAAAATGATAAAAGAATAGGAAGTGCTGCTTTCTGGATAATCTTTGGACTTGTATTTATATTAGGACCATATATCAATCCAGTTATAGTTGGAGCTTCTTTGCTTGTAATGGGATTAATTACAGCTACTAAAAATATAAAAATCGGATCACTTGCTAACAGTAGTGAAGAATTTAGAGAAAAGCAAGCTGCTAAATTAGGAAACCTTATATTCTTTCCTGCTTTATCAATAGGAATAGTAGCTTTTGCCATAGCTCAGTTTACTCCGTTAGGAGGACTTGTAGGGCTGGGAGGAGGAGCATTAGCTGCTCTTGTTATATCTTTAATAGTAACTAAAGAATCACCTGCTATGATACCACATGAGTCATCAAGAATATTACAGCAAATGGGAGCAACTGTTATACTGCCTCAGCTTCTTGGTGCATTAGGATCAGTATTTGCTAAAGCTGGAGTAGGAGAAGTTATTGCTTCATTAATGGGAGGAGTTATCCCTGATGGAAACAGACTTCTAGGAGTAATTGGATACTGTGTGGCTATGGCAGTATTTACAATGATAATGGGAAATGCCTTTGCAGCTTTCGCAGTTATTACAGCAGGAATAGGAGTTCCATTTGTTATTAATTTAGGAGCTAACCCAGCATTAGTTGGAGCACTTGGATTGACAGCAGGATATTGCGGAACTTTAATGACACCTATGGCGGCTAACTTTAATATTGTTCCAGCTTCTATTTTGGAAATGGAAAATAAGAACAGTGTTATATTTGTTCAAGCTCCAATAGCTATAGTAATGCTTATAATTCATATCATCATCATGTATTTATTTGCTTTCTAA
- a CDS encoding AAA family ATPase: MELSAGQLSRIDISGYKSIKKCSIKLNKINVLIGSNGAGKSNFISAFALLQNILGKNLQVSVAQRGLNSLFYNGRKVTDEISFEVFFGNNSYGFDLIPTDDNRIIFKKEYFGYHGQWENESTVSKGHIESLWEIGSNNKLDDYIKPILSKQNWRVYHFHDTGKSAKVKQEHNISNNKVLSYDAGNLAAFLYRLKNNYEKNYNEIVGTIQLIAPYFKDFILEPQESNNELIILKWQQRGCDDIFNASQFSDGTLRFICLAALLLQPPELQPATIVVDEPELGLHPYAITIFSEMVKQLPDEKQIIISTQSVELLNEFDVEDVIVVNRSEEGSIFKRLDINGLEAWLESDYALGDLWKKNILGGRLSK, from the coding sequence ATGGAGCTATCTGCTGGTCAACTTAGTAGAATTGATATTTCAGGATATAAATCAATAAAAAAATGTAGTATAAAACTTAATAAAATAAATGTTTTGATTGGAAGTAATGGAGCAGGGAAATCAAATTTTATTTCAGCTTTTGCATTGCTTCAAAATATTTTAGGAAAAAATTTACAAGTTTCAGTGGCACAAAGAGGTTTAAATTCTTTATTTTACAATGGCAGAAAAGTAACAGATGAAATATCATTTGAAGTATTTTTTGGGAATAATTCATATGGTTTTGATTTGATACCAACTGATGATAATAGAATTATTTTTAAAAAAGAATATTTCGGGTACCATGGGCAATGGGAAAATGAAAGCACTGTTTCAAAAGGACATATTGAATCATTGTGGGAAATAGGGTCAAATAATAAACTTGATGACTATATTAAGCCAATTCTCTCAAAACAAAATTGGAGGGTATATCATTTTCATGACACTGGAAAAAGTGCAAAAGTTAAGCAAGAACACAATATTTCTAATAATAAAGTTTTATCATATGATGCAGGGAATTTAGCTGCATTTTTATATCGTCTAAAAAATAATTATGAAAAAAATTATAATGAAATAGTAGGTACAATCCAATTAATAGCTCCTTATTTTAAAGACTTTATTTTGGAACCACAAGAATCAAATAATGAGCTGATTATTTTGAAATGGCAACAAAGGGGCTGTGATGATATTTTTAATGCTTCTCAGTTTTCAGATGGAACTTTAAGATTTATATGTCTTGCAGCTTTATTATTGCAGCCGCCTGAACTACAGCCAGCAACAATTGTAGTGGATGAACCAGAATTAGGACTGCACCCTTATGCAATTACTATTTTTTCAGAAATGGTTAAACAGCTTCCAGATGAAAAGCAGATAATTATATCTACTCAATCTGTAGAATTGTTGAATGAATTTGATGTAGAAGATGTTATAGTTGTTAATCGTAGTGAAGAGGGTTCTATTTTTAAAAGATTAGATATCAATGGCTTAGAAGCGTGGCTTGAAAGTGATTATGCTTTAGGGGACCTTTGGAAGAAAAATATTTTGGGAGGGAGACTTTCAAAATGA
- a CDS encoding DUF4276 family protein, whose amino-acid sequence MKIVYIYCEGQTEESFINEVLAPYLANIMIFAVPIVCTTKRTASIKHRGGVSDYNKIKNEVQILCRQHKNAIITTMFDYYAMPVNTPEINCTEVDIYKRMDIIEKAINKDIGENNFFFNFILHEFEGLLFSSPTSFSEIANDNIVAKIQHMRDEATSPEHINNSPETAPSKRLESLIPNYAKITNGTLVSKKMGIDIILKECKHFSSWIEKIKTL is encoded by the coding sequence ATGAAAATAGTATATATTTATTGCGAAGGACAAACAGAAGAATCTTTTATAAATGAAGTATTAGCTCCATATTTAGCAAATATTATGATATTTGCTGTTCCTATAGTTTGTACAACTAAAAGGACAGCCTCAATTAAGCATCGTGGTGGAGTCAGCGACTATAATAAAATTAAAAATGAGGTACAAATTCTTTGTAGACAGCATAAAAATGCGATTATAACTACAATGTTTGATTATTATGCTATGCCTGTAAATACACCAGAGATTAATTGTACAGAAGTTGACATTTATAAAAGAATGGATATTATTGAAAAAGCTATTAACAAAGATATTGGAGAGAATAACTTCTTTTTCAATTTTATACTTCATGAATTTGAAGGATTGCTTTTTTCTTCACCAACATCATTTTCAGAAATAGCTAATGATAATATAGTTGCTAAAATTCAACATATGCGTGATGAAGCTACATCACCAGAACATATAAATAATTCTCCAGAAACAGCACCTTCTAAAAGGTTAGAATCTCTTATACCTAATTATGCTAAAATAACAAATGGAACATTGGTATCAAAAAAAATGGGAATTGATATAATACTTAAAGAGTGCAAACATTTTTCTTCTTGGATAGAGAAAATAAAAACGTTATAA